A stretch of the Thermoleophilaceae bacterium genome encodes the following:
- the era gene encoding GTPase Era gives MRSGFVALAGRPNAGKSTLLNRIVGGKVAIVSDKPQTTRRAVRGIATTAEWQLVIVDLPGVQRPRDVLTERMQRRVERELADADGVLFVLNGEQRIGPGDRFIAEAIKRVGLPAVTALNKLDRLDRPRTVEGLSSAAGLEVQGELFPVSARTGDGVPELVDALVALLPEGPRLYPPEDVTDLPELVRLAELVREQVLLRTREELPHAVEVEVAELEERDDGLLVVRAHVWTETESQKGIVIGQGGRMVRAVGTAARKEIEAALERRVHLDLSVRVRRGWRKDEGLLDRLGIE, from the coding sequence ATGCGTAGCGGCTTCGTAGCCCTGGCCGGCCGCCCGAACGCCGGCAAGTCCACGCTGCTCAACCGGATCGTGGGCGGCAAGGTCGCGATCGTCTCCGACAAGCCCCAGACCACCCGCCGCGCCGTGCGCGGCATCGCGACCACCGCCGAGTGGCAGCTCGTGATCGTGGACCTGCCGGGGGTCCAGCGCCCGCGCGACGTGCTCACCGAGCGGATGCAGCGGCGCGTGGAGCGTGAGCTGGCGGACGCCGACGGCGTGCTGTTCGTGCTCAACGGGGAGCAGCGGATCGGCCCCGGGGACCGCTTCATCGCGGAGGCGATCAAGCGCGTGGGCCTGCCCGCCGTCACCGCGCTCAACAAGCTCGACCGGCTGGATCGCCCGCGCACCGTGGAGGGCCTGTCGAGCGCGGCCGGGCTCGAGGTTCAGGGCGAGCTGTTCCCGGTGAGCGCCCGTACCGGCGATGGCGTGCCGGAGCTGGTGGACGCGCTCGTCGCGTTGCTGCCGGAGGGCCCCCGCCTCTACCCGCCCGAGGACGTCACGGACCTGCCCGAGCTCGTGCGCCTGGCCGAGCTCGTGCGCGAGCAGGTGCTGTTGCGCACGCGCGAGGAGCTGCCGCACGCGGTGGAGGTGGAGGTGGCCGAGCTCGAGGAGCGCGACGACGGCCTGCTGGTGGTGCGGGCCCATGTCTGGACCGAGACCGAGTCGCAGAAGGGCATCGTGATCGGCCAGGGCGGCCGCATGGTGCGCGCCGTGGGCACGGCGGCGCGCAAGGAGATCGAGGCCGCGCTCGAGCGGCGCGTGCACCTCGACCTCAGCGTCCGCGTGCGCCGCGGCTGGCGCAAGGACGAGGGTCTGCTCGACCGCCTGGGGATCGAGTGA
- a CDS encoding type II toxin-antitoxin system VapC family toxin, protein MTAGAMAAVVFVDSNVPMYLVGAPHPNKSDAQRLLEQAVSARERLVTDAEVLQEICHRYAAIGRRDAIQPAFDAVLRVVDEVLPVTREDVESAKDVLLGTRELSARDALHVAVMSRHGIGRIMTFDRGFDVQPGIERIS, encoded by the coding sequence GTGACGGCGGGCGCAATGGCGGCGGTTGTCTTCGTCGACTCCAACGTGCCGATGTATCTCGTCGGCGCACCTCACCCCAACAAGTCGGACGCCCAGCGGCTGCTCGAGCAGGCGGTTTCCGCCCGTGAGCGTCTCGTCACCGATGCCGAGGTCCTTCAGGAGATCTGTCATCGCTACGCGGCCATCGGCCGGCGCGACGCCATCCAACCGGCGTTCGACGCGGTCTTACGCGTCGTCGACGAGGTGCTGCCGGTCACGCGGGAGGACGTCGAGTCGGCGAAGGACGTGCTGCTCGGCACCCGGGAGTTGTCGGCGAGGGACGCGCTGCACGTCGCGGTGATGTCCCGCCACGGGATCGGCCGCATCATGACCTTCGATCGCGGCTTCGACGTCCAGCCCGGCATCGAGCGCATCTCCTAG
- the hisIE gene encoding bifunctional phosphoribosyl-AMP cyclohydrolase/phosphoribosyl-ATP diphosphatase HisIE — protein sequence MDAIAFDERGLVPCVVQDWRTGEVLTLAYMNEESLARTRESGEAWFWSRSRGELWHKGATSGNVQRVRGLRYDCDEDALVLLVDPAGPACHTGERSCFYRGDMEPAPHEALPALARTIEQRRGADAGESYTARLLADPAHIGEKVREEAEEVARAAGEESDERVREEAADVLYHLAVLLAARGLAFEDAFEVLNERRR from the coding sequence ATGGACGCGATCGCCTTCGACGAGCGCGGCCTCGTCCCGTGCGTGGTTCAGGACTGGCGCACGGGCGAGGTCCTCACCCTCGCTTACATGAACGAGGAGTCCCTTGCGCGCACGCGCGAGTCCGGCGAGGCCTGGTTCTGGAGCCGCTCGCGCGGCGAGCTCTGGCACAAGGGCGCCACGTCGGGCAACGTGCAGCGCGTGAGAGGGCTGCGCTACGACTGCGACGAGGACGCCCTGGTCCTGCTGGTGGACCCGGCCGGCCCCGCCTGCCACACGGGCGAGCGGAGCTGCTTCTACCGGGGCGACATGGAGCCCGCCCCGCACGAGGCGCTGCCCGCCCTCGCGCGCACCATCGAGCAGCGCCGCGGCGCGGACGCGGGCGAGAGCTACACCGCGCGCCTGCTGGCCGATCCCGCCCACATCGGCGAGAAGGTGCGAGAGGAGGCGGAGGAGGTGGCCCGCGCGGCGGGGGAGGAGTCCGACGAGCGCGTGCGCGAGGAGGCCGCCGACGTGCTCTACCACCTCGCCGTGCTGCTGGCCGCGCGCGGGCTCGCCTTCGAGGACGCCTTCGAGGTGCTCAATGAGCGTCGCCGCTGA
- the trpE gene encoding anthranilate synthase component I — MSPTLDEVRQLAEQHTVVPVRHTFIDDCETPVSAYLKLRGDGPSFLLESAEQGQRFGRWSFLGVQPRAVIRLDDGVLTVDGEPRPFADPYAAVGEELGRYRMPPLDWLPPFAGGAVGLFGYDLVRHAEPTVGAGHRDELALPDLALMVSDVLVVFDHFTHEVTVLANVFAEGDVERSYADAVAAIADVRERLAAPVPRAEAGRREPPAFTSNLGDEGYAAAVERCKEYIRAGDAYQVVPSQRWSADTPVEAFSIYRGLRTINPSPYMYFLDFEDFEIAGASPEPLVTVNGRRATVRPIAGTRPRAATVEEDMERAQELLADEKERAEHVMLVDLGRNDLGRVCEYGTVAVDELMVVETYSHVMHIVSSVSGTLRDGVTPMDALRATLPAGTLSGAPKIRAMQIIDELEPVRRGPYGGAVGYLSYTGDLDTCIYIRSAVVKDGRVHAQAGAGIVADSDAAAEVAETEAKAGAVFGAIELACRQVDWS; from the coding sequence GTGAGCCCCACCCTCGACGAGGTGCGGCAGCTCGCGGAGCAGCACACGGTCGTGCCCGTCCGGCACACCTTCATCGACGACTGCGAGACGCCGGTGTCCGCCTACCTCAAGCTGCGCGGCGACGGCCCGTCCTTCCTGCTGGAGTCCGCCGAGCAGGGGCAGCGCTTCGGGCGCTGGTCCTTCCTCGGCGTGCAGCCGCGGGCCGTCATCCGCCTCGACGACGGCGTGCTCACCGTCGACGGCGAGCCGCGCCCCTTCGCCGACCCCTACGCGGCGGTGGGAGAAGAGCTGGGCCGCTACCGGATGCCTCCGCTCGACTGGCTGCCGCCGTTCGCCGGGGGTGCCGTCGGCCTGTTCGGCTACGACCTCGTGCGCCACGCGGAGCCCACCGTGGGCGCCGGCCACCGGGACGAGCTGGCGCTGCCCGACCTCGCGCTGATGGTGTCCGACGTGCTCGTGGTGTTCGACCACTTCACCCACGAGGTCACGGTGCTGGCCAACGTGTTCGCGGAGGGCGACGTGGAGCGCAGCTACGCCGACGCGGTGGCCGCGATCGCCGACGTCCGCGAGCGCCTCGCCGCCCCGGTTCCGCGCGCGGAAGCGGGCCGCCGCGAGCCGCCCGCCTTCACCTCCAACCTCGGCGACGAGGGCTACGCGGCCGCGGTCGAGCGCTGCAAGGAGTACATCCGCGCCGGCGACGCCTACCAGGTCGTGCCCAGCCAGCGCTGGAGCGCGGACACGCCGGTGGAGGCGTTCTCCATCTACCGCGGGCTGCGCACGATCAACCCCAGCCCGTACATGTACTTCCTCGACTTCGAGGACTTCGAGATCGCGGGCGCGTCGCCCGAGCCGCTCGTCACCGTCAACGGCCGCCGCGCCACCGTGCGCCCGATCGCCGGCACCCGCCCGCGCGCGGCCACGGTGGAAGAGGACATGGAGCGCGCGCAGGAGCTGCTGGCCGACGAGAAGGAGCGCGCCGAGCACGTGATGCTGGTGGACCTGGGCCGCAACGACCTCGGCCGCGTCTGCGAGTACGGCACGGTGGCCGTGGACGAGCTGATGGTCGTGGAGACCTACTCGCACGTGATGCACATCGTCAGCTCCGTGTCGGGCACGCTTCGCGACGGGGTCACCCCGATGGACGCGCTGCGCGCAACGCTGCCCGCCGGCACGCTGTCGGGCGCCCCGAAGATCCGCGCGATGCAGATCATCGACGAGCTCGAGCCGGTGCGGCGCGGGCCCTACGGCGGCGCGGTGGGCTACCTCTCGTACACGGGCGACCTCGACACCTGCATCTACATCCGCTCGGCGGTCGTCAAGGACGGGCGCGTGCACGCACAGGCCGGCGCCGGCATCGTGGCCGACTCCGATGCCGCCGCCGAGGTGGCGGAGACCGAGGCCAAGGCGGGCGCGGTGTTCGGCGCGATCGAGCTGGCCTGCCGGCAGGTGGACTGGTCATGA
- a CDS encoding aminodeoxychorismate/anthranilate synthase component II has protein sequence MKVLVLDNYDSFTYNLVQYLGELGAELDVVRNDAATAGELAARGAARAVVSPGPCTPAEAGTSIEALRVLPAAGVPTLGVCLGHQALVAAHGGSVVRGDPVHGKAADVEHDGRTIFRGLESPLVAGRYHSLVVDPDSLPDCFEVSARSGQTIMAVRHRDLPAEGVQFHPESVLTADGKALLRNFLG, from the coding sequence ATGAAGGTGCTCGTGCTCGACAACTACGACTCGTTCACCTACAACCTCGTCCAGTACCTGGGCGAGCTGGGCGCGGAGCTCGACGTGGTGCGCAACGACGCCGCCACCGCCGGCGAGCTGGCGGCGCGGGGCGCCGCCCGGGCGGTCGTCTCGCCGGGCCCCTGCACGCCGGCCGAGGCGGGCACCTCGATCGAGGCCCTGCGCGTGCTGCCGGCCGCGGGGGTGCCCACGCTGGGCGTCTGCCTCGGCCACCAGGCGCTGGTCGCGGCCCATGGCGGGAGCGTCGTGCGCGGCGATCCCGTGCACGGCAAGGCCGCGGACGTGGAGCACGACGGCAGGACGATCTTCCGCGGCCTCGAAAGCCCGCTCGTGGCCGGCCGCTACCACTCGCTTGTCGTGGACCCGGACAGCCTGCCGGACTGCTTCGAGGTGTCCGCCCGCTCCGGGCAGACGATCATGGCGGTGCGCCATCGCGACCTTCCCGCGGAAGGCGTGCAGTTCCATCCCGAGTCCGTGCTCACCGCTGACGGCAAGGCGCTGCTGCGCAACTTCCTGGGCTGA
- the trpD gene encoding anthranilate phosphoribosyltransferase: protein MANPVLTRAIDTVASGRHLGSDEAAAVLREIMEGNASESETAGFLVGLRTKGETVAEIVGLARTMRELARRVEPARDGLLDTAGTGGGALTFNVSTTAALVAAGAGCPVAKHGNRSSTSQCGSADVIEALGARIDLEPGAVAACIDELGFGFMFAPLHHPAMKHVVPVRKALAVRTIFNFLGPLTNPAGAAHQVIGVSDPAYVEVVAAALGELGGASALVVSSEDGLDEISVSAPTRVVEVRDGRMESFSVSPEALGVEPAPLDELGAGTPDQNAAITRAVLDGEPGGPRAVTLMNAGAAIYAAGRADTMAEGAAAAAAAIDSGAARELLERFVARTRELAA from the coding sequence ATGGCCAACCCGGTCCTCACACGCGCCATCGACACGGTCGCCTCCGGCCGCCACCTCGGCTCGGACGAGGCCGCCGCGGTCCTGCGAGAGATCATGGAGGGCAACGCTTCCGAGTCCGAGACGGCAGGCTTCCTCGTGGGCCTGCGCACGAAGGGCGAGACGGTCGCGGAGATCGTGGGCCTGGCGCGCACGATGCGCGAGCTGGCCCGCCGGGTGGAGCCCGCCCGCGACGGCCTGCTCGACACCGCGGGCACCGGTGGCGGCGCGCTCACCTTCAACGTGTCCACCACCGCCGCGCTCGTCGCGGCCGGGGCGGGGTGCCCCGTGGCCAAGCACGGCAACCGCTCCAGCACCAGCCAGTGCGGCTCCGCCGACGTGATCGAGGCGCTCGGGGCCCGTATCGACCTCGAGCCCGGCGCCGTGGCCGCCTGCATCGACGAGCTGGGCTTCGGCTTCATGTTCGCCCCGCTGCACCACCCGGCGATGAAGCACGTCGTGCCGGTTCGCAAGGCGCTCGCGGTGCGCACGATCTTCAACTTCCTCGGCCCGCTCACCAACCCCGCGGGCGCGGCCCACCAGGTGATCGGCGTCTCCGACCCCGCCTACGTCGAGGTGGTTGCGGCGGCGCTCGGAGAGCTCGGCGGCGCCAGTGCGCTGGTAGTGTCGAGCGAGGATGGGCTGGACGAGATCAGCGTCTCCGCGCCGACCCGCGTGGTCGAGGTGAGGGACGGCCGCATGGAGAGCTTCAGCGTGTCCCCCGAGGCGCTGGGCGTGGAGCCCGCGCCGCTCGACGAGCTCGGCGCCGGCACGCCCGACCAGAACGCCGCCATCACCCGTGCGGTGCTCGACGGCGAGCCCGGTGGTCCACGCGCCGTCACGCTCATGAACGCCGGCGCGGCCATCTACGCGGCCGGCCGCGCGGACACCATGGCCGAAGGCGCGGCCGCGGCCGCGGCGGCCATCGACTCGGGCGCGGCCCGCGAGCTGCTGGAGCGCTTCGTGGCCCGCACCCGGGAGCTGGCCGCGTGA
- the trpC gene encoding indole-3-glycerol phosphate synthase TrpC, translated as MTVRLDDLVGATRRRLEARKREVPLPELERRIGEGGLARPFREALSHPGTSLIAEHKRRSPSAGTIREGATVVDIVRAYERGGAAALSILTEEAHFGGSLADLDEARAACDLPILRKDFTVDPYQLYEAKAAGADAILLVVGSLRSDDLASLYAETRRLDLDAIVEIHDEAELEAALEIDADVIGINNRNLEDFSVDIGRTFELLADVPAGKTVVSESGIASRVQVDELEAVGVDAILVGETVMRAPDPEAAVRELSRFEEPTQA; from the coding sequence GTGACCGTGCGGCTGGACGACCTCGTCGGCGCCACCCGCCGGCGCCTCGAGGCGCGCAAGCGGGAGGTCCCGCTCCCCGAGCTCGAGCGCCGCATCGGCGAGGGCGGCCTCGCCCGCCCCTTCCGCGAGGCGCTGTCGCACCCCGGCACGTCCCTGATCGCCGAGCACAAGCGGCGCTCTCCGTCGGCGGGCACCATCCGCGAGGGCGCCACCGTCGTCGACATCGTCCGCGCCTATGAGCGCGGCGGCGCGGCGGCGCTGTCGATCCTCACGGAGGAGGCGCACTTCGGCGGCTCGCTGGCGGACCTCGACGAGGCCCGCGCCGCCTGCGACCTCCCGATCCTGCGCAAGGACTTCACGGTGGACCCCTACCAGCTGTACGAGGCCAAGGCGGCGGGCGCGGACGCGATCCTGCTGGTGGTGGGCAGCCTGCGTTCCGACGACCTCGCCTCCCTCTACGCGGAGACCCGGCGGCTGGACCTCGACGCGATCGTGGAGATCCACGACGAGGCGGAGCTGGAGGCCGCGCTCGAGATCGACGCCGACGTGATCGGCATCAACAACCGCAACCTCGAGGACTTCTCGGTGGACATCGGCCGCACCTTCGAGCTGCTGGCCGACGTGCCGGCCGGCAAGACCGTCGTCTCCGAGTCCGGCATCGCCTCGCGCGTCCAGGTGGACGAGCTCGAGGCGGTGGGCGTGGACGCGATCCTGGTGGGGGAGACCGTCATGCGCGCACCGGACCCCGAGGCCGCGGTGCGCGAGCTCAGCAGGTTCGAAGAGCCCACGCAGGCCTGA
- a CDS encoding MoxR family ATPase yields MATAPELDPPAVAALGQRIARNVASAVKVRRETMRHVVVALLADGHVLVEDYPGVGKTALARALARSVDAEWARIQCTADLLPSDVVGTNVFNQRENRFEFRPGPVFANVVLVDEINRASPKTQSGLLECMQERHVTVDKHTHELARPFVVLATQNPVEYEGTYPLPEAQLDRFMVRVSLGYPSADDEAEMLAEHADHDRVLDLDPVTELSEVVAAQQAVAAVHASDALRRYVVAILDATRGDPRVELGASPRAGLMLLKAAKGNAALDTRDHALPDDVQAMAGAVLTHRLLLAPEAADRERANVVRDALDRVPAL; encoded by the coding sequence ATGGCCACTGCGCCCGAGCTCGACCCGCCCGCCGTCGCCGCGCTCGGTCAGCGCATCGCACGGAACGTCGCGAGCGCGGTGAAGGTCCGGCGCGAGACCATGCGCCACGTGGTCGTCGCGCTGCTGGCCGACGGCCATGTCCTGGTCGAGGACTACCCGGGCGTGGGCAAGACCGCGCTGGCGCGCGCGCTCGCCCGCTCCGTGGACGCCGAGTGGGCCCGCATCCAGTGCACGGCGGACCTGCTCCCCTCGGACGTCGTGGGCACCAACGTCTTCAACCAGCGCGAGAACCGCTTCGAGTTCCGCCCCGGTCCCGTGTTCGCCAACGTCGTGCTCGTGGACGAGATCAACCGCGCGTCACCCAAGACCCAGTCGGGCCTGCTCGAGTGCATGCAGGAGCGCCACGTGACCGTGGACAAGCACACGCACGAGCTGGCCCGGCCCTTCGTGGTGCTCGCCACCCAGAACCCGGTGGAGTACGAGGGCACGTACCCGCTGCCCGAGGCCCAGCTGGACCGCTTCATGGTGCGCGTCTCACTGGGCTATCCGAGCGCCGACGACGAGGCCGAGATGCTCGCGGAGCACGCCGACCACGACCGCGTGCTCGACCTCGATCCCGTCACGGAGCTCTCCGAGGTCGTGGCCGCCCAGCAGGCCGTCGCCGCCGTGCACGCCAGCGACGCGCTCCGCCGCTACGTGGTCGCCATCCTCGACGCCACCCGGGGCGATCCGCGCGTGGAGCTCGGCGCCAGCCCGCGCGCGGGGCTGATGCTGCTCAAGGCGGCCAAGGGAAACGCGGCATTGGACACGCGCGACCACGCGTTGCCGGACGACGTCCAGGCCATGGCGGGCGCGGTGCTCACCCACCGCCTGCTCCTCGCCCCCGAGGCCGCGGATCGCGAGCGGGCCAACGTCGTGCGCGACGCCCTCGACCGCGTCCCGGCGCTCTAG
- a CDS encoding DUF58 domain-containing protein, with the protein MSRSLGAAALGLGLVLCGAAFDSPSLHVPGVVLLLLGGAAAAWVWLADRGARVQRELGPHAVQEEEPYPVRLRFSAGVLRPPGGELVEPLLAEPIPVGLIRSRRVRVEVRFGRRGRRPIVPARLVVRDPLSLAVRERPVGQAGEVIVLPRIEPVLALDGGGSGDTLGELGVPLASAASELELDSLRPYRPGAPASRIHWPTVARTGELMERRLVGDQDARPVVVLDPRRPHSEEALDMAVRAAASIALRVARESGCSLLLPGDRRPVEIEPDLRGWPALHVRLALVAETAEPPAAARLQRAGTIFWVSPASGDRLPAGLERAGASVRYLVAPGDAAGAGTPAFSVAGCTGCRLGRGRGRGRVAA; encoded by the coding sequence GTGTCCCGCAGCCTCGGAGCCGCGGCCCTCGGGTTGGGGCTCGTGCTCTGCGGCGCCGCCTTCGACTCGCCGTCGCTGCACGTTCCCGGGGTGGTCCTGCTCCTTCTCGGCGGCGCGGCAGCCGCCTGGGTGTGGCTGGCCGACCGTGGAGCGCGCGTGCAGCGCGAGCTGGGCCCGCACGCGGTGCAGGAGGAGGAGCCCTACCCGGTGCGGCTGCGCTTCTCCGCCGGCGTCCTCCGGCCGCCCGGCGGCGAGCTCGTGGAGCCGCTGCTGGCCGAGCCGATCCCGGTCGGGCTCATACGCTCGCGCAGGGTGAGGGTGGAGGTTCGCTTCGGCCGCCGGGGACGGCGACCGATCGTGCCGGCCCGGCTGGTGGTCCGCGACCCACTGTCCCTGGCCGTGCGCGAGCGGCCGGTGGGACAGGCCGGCGAGGTCATCGTGCTGCCGCGCATCGAGCCGGTCCTGGCGCTGGACGGCGGCGGGTCGGGCGACACGCTCGGCGAGCTCGGCGTGCCGCTCGCCTCGGCGGCCAGCGAGCTGGAGCTCGACAGCCTGAGGCCGTACCGTCCCGGCGCGCCGGCATCGCGCATCCACTGGCCCACGGTGGCCCGCACGGGCGAGCTGATGGAGCGCAGGCTGGTGGGCGATCAGGACGCCCGGCCCGTCGTGGTGCTCGATCCCCGCCGCCCGCACTCGGAGGAGGCACTGGACATGGCCGTCCGCGCGGCGGCCTCCATCGCGCTCCGCGTGGCGCGCGAGAGCGGCTGCTCGCTGCTGCTGCCCGGCGACCGCAGGCCGGTGGAGATCGAGCCGGACCTGCGGGGCTGGCCGGCGCTGCACGTGCGCCTGGCGCTCGTGGCCGAGACCGCCGAGCCGCCCGCAGCCGCCCGGCTCCAACGCGCCGGCACGATCTTCTGGGTCAGCCCTGCAAGCGGCGACCGGCTGCCCGCCGGGCTCGAGCGCGCCGGGGCGTCGGTGCGCTACCTCGTGGCACCCGGCGATGCCGCGGGTGCCGGCACGCCCGCCTTCAGCGTGGCGGGCTGCACGGGCTGCAGGCTCGGCCGTGGCCGGGGCCGGGGGCGGGTGGCGGCGTGA
- a CDS encoding transglutaminaseTgpA domain-containing protein → MQDLAPVGRLGIRLVAFGALSIYVVGHWGGLVEAAPTSRLAAVAAIATGAGALLVATARLGGVRGTVARAAVAVAALAAGLAVVGLDARLLLPGNWDELGEGLDQGLAGLRTVDWPYGGSDEWVRQVLLLGAPALAVTAGLLAFWPARRGAGLLRALGLVLLLVVYGVAVTERDFGAELLRGAGLALLVGLWLWAPHSRGREAGAVALVVASATLFAVPVASSLDREAPWLDYRQWNWFGTIGGTAFDWSHSYGPIDWSRDGTTVLRVKAERALYWKVEVQDRFDGFRWVRSGAGAETPPGVELPQELNPAWEESAEFTVRELRSDLAVVTGTPLRVEGLGATDTAVDGTTSSREGQLREGESYSVSAYVPNPSRRQLRATPEHWSDYFRRYLRIDLPPEGVTNLEGTGRAGDAARSAVAPAATVAMPFRGDVRPPETAATELLLLDSPYRRTFGLAQRLTAGAPTTYDAVKAIESHLLENFRYSERPPSQEYPLEAFLFEDRAGYCQQFSGAMALMLRMVGIPARVVGGFAPGSFNRDEDEFRVRDLDAHSWVEVHFSGLGWIQFDPTPSGAPAGSRAEPREAASSATGSTDPGRGEGVAAERESDTGGGAGATGGDGDALPFWAVPAMLGGLVAAGILAAWLLAAIQRRRDSAGAEGPLRELTRALGRLGYPLPAHTTLLALERRLARAVGPCSAAYVRALRDVRYGGNGAVLPGPAQRRALRGELARRRGLLGRLRGWAALPPFRRS, encoded by the coding sequence GTGCAAGACCTGGCCCCGGTCGGCCGGCTGGGCATCAGGCTCGTTGCCTTTGGAGCGTTGAGCATCTACGTCGTCGGTCATTGGGGCGGGCTCGTCGAGGCGGCGCCGACGTCGCGGCTGGCCGCCGTGGCCGCCATCGCCACGGGCGCGGGCGCGCTGCTGGTGGCGACCGCGCGTCTGGGCGGGGTGCGCGGCACGGTCGCCCGGGCGGCCGTGGCGGTGGCCGCGCTGGCGGCGGGCCTGGCGGTCGTCGGGCTGGATGCGCGGCTGCTGCTGCCGGGCAACTGGGACGAGCTGGGGGAGGGCCTCGACCAGGGGCTGGCCGGCCTGCGCACCGTCGACTGGCCATACGGCGGCTCGGACGAGTGGGTGCGCCAGGTGCTGCTGCTCGGCGCGCCCGCGCTCGCCGTCACGGCGGGGCTGCTGGCGTTCTGGCCCGCGCGCCGGGGCGCGGGCCTCCTGCGCGCACTCGGACTCGTGCTGCTGCTCGTGGTCTACGGCGTGGCCGTCACCGAGCGCGACTTCGGCGCCGAGCTGCTGCGCGGCGCGGGCCTCGCCCTGCTGGTGGGCCTCTGGCTCTGGGCGCCGCACTCCCGCGGCCGCGAGGCGGGGGCCGTGGCCCTGGTGGTGGCCTCGGCCACGCTGTTCGCGGTCCCCGTGGCCTCCAGCCTCGACCGCGAGGCACCCTGGCTCGACTATCGCCAGTGGAACTGGTTCGGCACCATCGGCGGCACCGCCTTCGACTGGAGCCACTCCTACGGGCCCATCGACTGGTCGCGCGACGGCACCACGGTCCTGCGCGTCAAGGCGGAGCGGGCGCTCTACTGGAAGGTGGAGGTGCAGGACCGCTTCGACGGCTTCCGCTGGGTCCGCTCGGGCGCGGGTGCCGAGACGCCGCCCGGCGTCGAGCTCCCGCAGGAGCTCAACCCGGCCTGGGAGGAGTCGGCCGAGTTCACGGTCCGCGAGCTGCGCAGCGATCTCGCCGTGGTCACCGGCACGCCCCTGCGGGTGGAGGGGCTGGGCGCCACCGACACGGCGGTGGACGGCACCACCAGCTCGCGCGAGGGCCAGCTTCGCGAGGGCGAGAGCTACAGCGTGTCGGCCTACGTGCCCAATCCGAGCAGGCGGCAGCTGCGCGCCACGCCGGAGCACTGGAGCGACTACTTCCGCCGCTACCTGCGCATCGACCTGCCGCCCGAGGGCGTCACCAACCTCGAGGGCACCGGCCGTGCGGGCGACGCAGCCCGCTCTGCCGTCGCACCCGCAGCCACCGTGGCCATGCCCTTCCGAGGCGACGTGCGCCCGCCCGAGACGGCCGCGACCGAGCTACTCCTGCTCGACTCCCCGTACCGGCGCACCTTCGGGCTCGCGCAGCGGCTCACGGCGGGCGCGCCCACGACCTACGACGCCGTGAAGGCCATCGAGAGCCACCTGCTGGAGAACTTCCGCTACAGCGAGCGCCCGCCGTCCCAGGAGTACCCGCTCGAGGCGTTCCTGTTCGAGGACCGGGCGGGCTACTGCCAGCAGTTCTCCGGCGCCATGGCGCTCATGCTGCGGATGGTGGGCATCCCGGCGCGCGTCGTCGGGGGCTTCGCGCCCGGCTCGTTCAACCGCGACGAGGACGAGTTCCGGGTCCGCGACCTCGACGCCCACTCCTGGGTGGAGGTCCACTTCAGCGGCCTCGGCTGGATCCAGTTCGACCCCACGCCGTCGGGGGCGCCCGCGGGGTCGCGGGCAGAGCCACGCGAGGCCGCCAGCTCGGCAACGGGCAGCACCGACCCGGGCCGCGGCGAGGGCGTTGCGGCGGAGCGCGAAAGCGACACCGGCGGAGGCGCCGGCGCGACCGGCGGCGACGGCGATGCGCTGCCGTTCTGGGCCGTGCCGGCCATGCTCGGTGGGCTGGTGGCCGCCGGCATCCTGGCCGCCTGGCTGCTCGCGGCGATCCAGCGGCGGCGCGACAGCGCCGGGGCCGAGGGGCCGCTGCGGGAGCTCACGCGGGCGCTGGGGCGGCTGGGCTATCCGCTGCCGGCGCATACCACCCTGCTCGCCCTCGAACGGCGCCTGGCCCGGGCGGTCGGGCCGTGCTCGGCCGCGTACGTGCGCGCGCTGCGCGACGTCCGCTACGGGGGCAACGGGGCCGTGCTTCCCGGCCCGGCGCAACGGCGCGCGCTGCGCGGCGAGCTCGCACGCCGGCGCGGGCTGCTGGGGAGGCTGCGCGGCTGGGCCGCGCTGCCCCCATTTAGACGGAGTTAA